ACCCGGCCGGACCGCCGCCGATCCGGGGTGGCCCGGCCCCGCGGATCCGCGCGCTGGATGCCGATCAGGACCGGGCCGGCTGGGCGGCTGAGCGGCCCGCCCATCTTTGCGTACGCAAAGCGTTGGACTGAGTGTGACCGCAGTAACGACGCGACGTCAAGGCTTTGCGTACGCCTAAACTGGGCCACATGGCGGGCTATCGGGAGATCGCAGCGGACCTCCGCGAGGCGATCGCGGCGGGCGAGTACGCGCCCGGCGCCCAGATCCCGACCGAGCACGCCCTGGCAGAGCGGTACGGCGTGTCACGGGAGACGGTGCGTCGGGCACTGGCCGAACTGCGCGCCGCCGGCGTACTCGAGTCGGCCCGGGCCGCAGGAACGCGAGTCGCGGCGCCACCGGTGCGGCTGGCGCTGGCGCGGTACGCAGCCGTCGCCGACCCCGCCCGCACTCGGGCGAACCTCGGCCCGTGGGAGACCGCCTGCGCCGACCAGGGCATCGACGGGTCGGTGGAAGTCGTATCGGTCGAGGAGGCCATACCTGCACCACCCGGCGTAGCCGCGCGGCTGGCTCTGCCTGCCGGCGCCTCAATGGTGCTGCGCCGCCGTCGCCACTTGATGGACG
The DNA window shown above is from Solwaraspora sp. WMMD792 and carries:
- a CDS encoding GntR family transcriptional regulator, giving the protein MAGYREIAADLREAIAAGEYAPGAQIPTEHALAERYGVSRETVRRALAELRAAGVLESARAAGTRVAAPPVRLALARYAAVADPARTRANLGPWETACADQGIDGSVEVVSVEEAIPAPPGVAARLALPAGASMVLRRRRHLMDGRVVQLHESWMPRDLVAGTALAGQGKVVGGVYAALAAAGMRPATASEELSARPAALAEQSDLGLAAVGWVLELWRTTRDVTGRPLEALQVVSDARRVTYVYDDLPIRGER